The following are from one region of the Methyloversatilis discipulorum genome:
- the bchM gene encoding magnesium protoporphyrin IX methyltransferase yields the protein MDSSYLERRGEIATYFDRTAVDAWKRLTSDAPVGRIRATVRAGRDRMRATLLDWLPDDLSGCRLLDAGCGTGALAVEAARRGAHVVAIDLSPTLIGLARERMPHGLAGHIDFRSGDMLDPALGHFDHVVAMDSLIHYRPRDAVRVLSGLAARTAASLMFTFPPSTRALDAMHFVGRFFPRGNRAPAIEPVREAVLGRLIAEEDGLRAMAPLRSERVASGFYTSQAMELVRT from the coding sequence ATGGACAGCTCCTACCTCGAACGCCGTGGCGAGATCGCCACCTATTTCGACCGCACCGCGGTGGACGCTTGGAAGCGACTCACCTCGGACGCACCGGTAGGCCGCATCCGCGCCACCGTGCGCGCCGGCCGCGATCGCATGCGCGCCACGCTGCTCGACTGGCTGCCCGACGATCTGAGCGGCTGCCGCCTGCTCGACGCCGGCTGCGGCACCGGCGCGCTGGCGGTCGAGGCGGCGCGCCGCGGCGCCCATGTGGTGGCGATCGACCTGTCGCCGACCCTGATCGGACTGGCGCGCGAACGCATGCCACACGGCCTGGCCGGCCACATCGACTTCCGCTCGGGCGACATGCTGGACCCCGCGCTCGGCCACTTCGACCACGTGGTGGCGATGGATTCGCTCATCCACTACCGTCCGCGCGATGCCGTGCGGGTGCTGTCGGGCCTGGCCGCGCGCACCGCCGCCTCGCTCATGTTCACCTTTCCGCCCAGCACGCGCGCACTCGATGCGATGCACTTCGTCGGTCGCTTCTTCCCGCGCGGCAACCGCGCGCCGGCGATCGAACCGGTACGCGAAGCGGTGCTCGGCCGGCTGATCGCCGAGGAGGACGGCCTGCGCGCGATGGCACCCCTGCGCAGCGAACGCGTCGCCAGCGGCTTCTACACCTCGCAGGCGATGGAACTGGTGCGCACATGA
- a CDS encoding BCD family MFS transporter, with protein sequence MNAPRRGLGLPALNARAARLWTGVGTRFLPFADAASEALPLGRLLRLSLFQVSVGMATVLLIGTLNRVMIVEMGMAAWLVAAMVALPLLFSPFRALLGYRSDTHRSALGWRRVPYLWMGTLVQFGGLAIMPFSLILLSGDTRGPEWVGQAGAALAFLMVGAGMQTVQTAGLALATDLAPPAARPRVVALMYLMLLAGMVGSGVAFGLLLADFSQLRLIQVIQGSALVTMALNIAALWKQEARSARSTDAPRQPFRAIWQQFSTHARATRYLLALGLGSAAFSMQDIILEPYGAEVLGMGVGATTALTALMACGALAAFAFAARTLARGVDACRVAAFGALIGIVAFSTVVFAEPLQSTALFRGGVGLIGFGGGLFSVGMLTAAMGLDSGGMNGLALGAWGAVHACSTGLAIALGGALRDLVSTLATAGALGPALASPATGYSFVYHCEIYLLFASLVALGPLVRSAPRAPVPASAKFGLADFPG encoded by the coding sequence ATGAACGCACCGCGCAGAGGGCTCGGCCTGCCCGCACTGAACGCCCGCGCCGCACGGCTGTGGACCGGTGTCGGCACGCGCTTCCTGCCCTTTGCCGACGCCGCCAGCGAGGCGCTGCCGCTTGGCCGCCTGCTGCGCCTGTCGCTGTTCCAGGTGTCGGTCGGCATGGCTACCGTGCTGCTCATCGGCACGCTGAACCGGGTCATGATCGTCGAGATGGGCATGGCGGCCTGGCTGGTCGCCGCGATGGTGGCGCTGCCGCTGCTGTTCTCGCCCTTTCGCGCCCTGCTCGGCTACCGCTCGGACACCCACCGCTCGGCGCTCGGCTGGCGCCGCGTGCCCTATCTGTGGATGGGCACGCTGGTGCAGTTCGGCGGACTGGCCATCATGCCTTTCTCGCTCATCCTGCTGTCCGGCGATACGCGTGGCCCCGAATGGGTGGGTCAGGCCGGTGCCGCGCTGGCCTTCCTGATGGTCGGCGCCGGCATGCAGACGGTACAGACCGCTGGCCTCGCGCTCGCCACCGATCTCGCGCCGCCGGCGGCACGGCCGCGCGTGGTGGCGCTGATGTACCTGATGCTGCTGGCCGGCATGGTGGGCAGCGGCGTCGCATTCGGTCTGCTGCTCGCGGACTTCTCGCAGCTGCGGCTGATCCAGGTGATCCAGGGATCGGCCCTGGTGACCATGGCGCTGAACATCGCCGCGCTGTGGAAGCAGGAGGCGCGCAGCGCGCGCAGCACCGACGCGCCGCGCCAGCCCTTCCGCGCGATATGGCAGCAGTTCTCGACGCACGCGCGTGCCACCCGCTACCTGCTGGCGCTCGGCCTGGGCAGCGCCGCCTTCAGCATGCAGGACATCATTCTCGAACCGTATGGCGCCGAGGTACTGGGCATGGGCGTCGGCGCCACCACCGCACTGACCGCGCTGATGGCCTGCGGCGCGCTGGCCGCCTTCGCCTTCGCGGCACGCACGCTGGCGCGTGGCGTCGATGCCTGCCGCGTCGCCGCCTTCGGCGCGCTGATCGGCATCGTCGCCTTCTCGACCGTCGTGTTCGCCGAGCCGCTGCAGTCGACCGCGCTGTTCCGCGGCGGCGTCGGCCTGATCGGCTTCGGCGGCGGACTGTTTTCGGTCGGCATGCTGACCGCCGCAATGGGCCTCGACAGCGGCGGCATGAACGGGCTGGCGCTCGGCGCATGGGGTGCGGTGCACGCCTGCAGCACCGGCCTGGCGATCGCCCTCGGCGGGGCGCTGCGCGACCTCGTGTCGACGCTGGCAACCGCCGGCGCGCTCGGCCCGGCACTCGCCTCGCCGGCCACCGGCTACAGCTTCGTCTATCACTGCGAAATCTATCTGCTGTTCGCCAGCCTGGTCGCACTCGGACCACTGGTGCGCAGCGCCCCGCGCGCGCCGGTCCCGGCCAGCGCGAAGTTCGGACTGGCCGATTTCCCCGGCTGA